tgccactttttttttttttttttttaggtctcgTCTTAGAATAAAGTGAAATCCCTCGGGTACAGAGCATTGCACTCGGGGCTTTGTACCTGAGGGGGGGGAGAGAACAATGAAAGGGGTTGTTCAGGGTGGCTTTTGTTTGGTGATTTCCCTCTGAATCAGCCACCTTTGTTGCTATACACCCACTCTTGTTTCCTTTAAGATTTTCTGTGGGGTGTTGCCCCTGAACTTGGAACATTTCAGGGCAAGACGGATTAAAGGCAAATTAAAGTGTTTGACCTTTTCCCCTCCCTTTTTATTCTCTAGACTCTGACGCTGTTGTTTccagtttcatttttatttttttattttaaaactgcaacATATTCCTTTCTAGAGACTCTACCTTAGTTTGACTTTGTcattctgttctatttttattcatCATTTTTGCTGTATGTGCAGAAAGGGGTCACTTTGCTTTTCCTGTTTTGCCCTTTTGTCTCCTAAGTAGCTGCAGGTGCATTTGAGTGCCTCTcggtgccttttttttttttttattcttggctTGTTGCAgaaaagttcagttctgtgctCTTGAACATTTCCCCCATCTGTCAGGAGGATATGCATGCTGCTTTGAAATCTCATTTTGCAAACACCATTAAAACCTCAGGCTTCTGCCTCTCTGTACCAGGAAGTCAAGAATCTAGCTCTTCACtgaaaccacatttttttttttccccctgtcttTTGCGCTCTTGCTCTTCATACATGCTTGTCATTTTTATCTCTGTGAGAAAGTTCTCTTCTAATGGCAGGAGCTGTTAATCTAAATAACAAGCATAGCTGGGATGTTTggttgattgttttatttttattaattgagcTCTGGTTGCCCAGCCTGAAATTATTTTCCATGGTGAGCAGGAAGATGTTTCTCAATACTTTAGTCTGTTTCCAAAATGCATCAATCGCATGAAACGCGTCTCAAGAAGAGCTGACCTAATTTGTTTGCAGTGACGATACTTGGTGATAGAGGAAGGGTAGTCTTTCCCCAGCTGTACCTGTGACCTGGCCCATGGAAAAAGCCCAGTTCTGGCCCTGGACTGACTGCAGCTTTGCCCATGCTGCCACGCAGGTCAAGATTTATGATTGTAGTAGCAACAGACGCTAGGTAGCGGAGGTGGCAACCATGTAGACTGTGCAGGTTGCAAATTCCTCACTTGTACAGCGATCGCTGCAGAGACTGCTTAGGTGTCAAGCTCCAGCATGAACAAAAAGGGTGCCAcagaactgtttttgtttttttttaataggccTATTTGAGATGTTTGAAAACAACTAGTCCTAATTAGgactttaacatttatttgcatAGATCGTTTGGCATACGTGTCTTTTGTTAAATGATCAGTTGTGTCAGTAGTTTGAGGGCCAGGATCACTATATAATTAGTTctgattttgaaaataattcaaaacatttggGATCAAAGTTACTTCTGATTGTTGGCTAATTTAGGCAACATTGATATCTTAAAATTCGGAACATCACCTGTCCAATGGAAACTATTTTTGGGGACAAATATTAACTTTGTTTTGGGGGCCAGTGGCAGAGGATTTTCTTGTGATTGTATCAACACAGACATACTTAGGTTACTGTGGAAGTGGAAAACTGGCAGGATTGATGGGGTCAGGATGCAAAGACGTCCTGCCATCTGCTGCACCTACCTTTTTAAACTTTGACCCAGTGGGTAATTTGTGTTTGTATCTTTCCATAGAACAGTACCTATGTGATATGAATTGCTGCTGAACTGCATTTAATTGCTTCACGAAGACCCCTAGGCTTTTGGTGTCCCTCCCAGGGACGTGTCCTTCAATCTCCGATGCCTGAAATGACACGGTGGTGTTTGTTTCTTCCCAGGTCAACTTGTTGCTCATACACTCCCACTTCCTTCCATTGTGCCCCTTTATGTTTTATTGGGCGCCGTTCTGTTATTCTAAGCTGAGCAGGATGTTTATACGATCCAAGAGCAGAAATATGACTGGCAAGGCTAGAGTgtttatctttctttcttttttctctccctcctttCCCCTCTCATTGTTGTCTCCTCGGGTCCTTGCTGTCTGTGTTCATCCTTCTGCCGTCCTTCTTTTCTACAGGTCCCCACTTGGGGACCAATATGAATACATACTGCTTCACTTCTTTCCTAGTCGAAACACTGCataagaaaacaaactttttatttttggatatCCTTGTATTGTTCTACGCTGTTGATCTGGCCTGTGCAGAAACAGTTACTTTTAAATGGGGGGGGGTCATATGCTTTTTGCCTTTAACATTTCCCAGCCACACTGCAACCTGTTGTGAAAATTTTAGAGATGGAAAAATTGAACCTGCTTTTGCTTCAGGGTTTATTGACCTCCTGAAATTGAGCGACTCGTGTCACATGATTCACCCCGATCTGGATGACAGTGTGTTTGATTTGGGTTCTTGATTATAGACTGCACCACAGAATACAGGTTAGAGTTGTACTAGGAGGGACATCTTGGTCATATCCCAAAGACGGATGagagatatatatttttatgagTGAGATGAAATGGACCAAATTTTACACTGATGGATTCTTCTCAGTCCTTAAAACGGTGGAATCTCTTAATTTCACCAACTAGAAATCTAAAATTTGATCCCAATTTAAGAAAGATCATGGTGTCgggctttttttcttctaacaCCTAAGGTTTGCATAACACTTAGTTGTCCACTCCTTGTGTATTGGACATGAAAACAAGCAAATAATACTAATTGGGATAAATCTAGATCCCAGCTCCCCTTGCTGTGCCCCCTTTAACACAGAAGCGTTCTGGACAAATAGCCATATTGCACATGTCAAACATTTCAAGATGTGTAACCTTGGAGTTACAACATAAATCCTCTGATATACCTTAAACACTAGATGTATCTGGAATTGTGAGTGGTTAAAAATATCCATTTGAATGCACAGCAAGCGTGCTGTCTTTAAAACGTGGATGCAGCTGCAGATCAAATCTGCCTGTATTCTGACAATCGTTTGCCAGAAATGCGCTACCGCTATAGACTGCTAAGGTTGGCCTCACAGGtgtttcttttagatttttccagaagtgtATGTAATATTTTCCAACTGTCTAATTTCTATATATTTAACCCACTATGATTCATAAAAACAAACGTGCTTTCAGACTCCCTCATACTTTTGCTGTTTGGTGTGCTCCTGCTCCGTATTGACAGTTTATGAAAATGTACGACTGTCAAATGACAGAAAGTCCTCCTTATAGATGTTGTGCTTCCATAGGAAACTGCATATAAACTAAGTCAGTCGGTGAATTCAGTAATTGATTAGAAACGCCTACAAAGTTGTGTCAAAACGTGCTTATGAGATATGCAAGTCTCTAACCAGCACAGGTATGAAACTGCGtgttttgctcctgtttctctttttacTGAAGCCTCTACACTTTTCAGTTCAAACAGCGGAGCAAAGTTTTGCATAACTTGAGTCACAGGTTCACACTACAAGCTAAACGATGCTCAGAAATTCCATGAAccatgtttcatgttttaacTGAGTTAAATTAAACTCAAGCAGGTGTTTAACATTGTCCTCAAAACAATGATTGTCACCCtggtgaacatttaaaaaaaactaaaaataaatgttggcATTGTTAGAATATCAAGTcgtttttaaagtttgtttaaaatcGCTGACTGATTTTTAAAGCTTCATCTTAaccaatttcaatattttagaaTAAAAGTAGGTTAAGTGAaacccacacatcctgcactgACGTGTAGAGAAGTCCCCTGAATGATAGTGTTTGGACGCATGCAAGCATCTTGTCAGGTTCCATTTTCTTTGGCCCAAGTTGCCATAGACACACAAACCACAACCCTGTGGCCAGTGACTGACCGCCAGGCTTTAAATAGAGACCGTGAGAAGGCCGCTCAGCATCTTGTCTCAGGGCTCATGTCTATGGAGGGACTGGTCTCAAGCTAATCttaattatttgttctttttctttattataaaATGCTAGAAAGCTCTAGGCATGAGTTTTTACTAAAACCTATTTGACATGGAAAGTTTGTCCAGGCTTTGAATGCATCAGGTTCCTCCCCATTCAAATGCCACACCACGCCCCCAGCGCACTCTCACAATGACTGTTCCAAGCTGCAAGTGCAAGAGCGCATCTTTCTCTATTTAGAAACAGCCCCCCTTATGCAAGCGGCACGATGAGCACTGCAGCTTTGCAGTGCATTAGAACAGCAGACCGAGAACTGGATGTTGTGGTCAAGATTTGCAGAGAATAAACAAAACTCCGGCACGCGTACAGGGAAGTGATGCACTGAAAGCATGGGCCTTGATCTGCATAtagattgtttttgttgttcttcaACCCATCTGAAATTTTCCAGTCACTATGGGCCTAATTATTTTGTGGCACTTGATGGGGGGGGCTTACTGTCTGCTTTTATGTTCACATGTGATTTTGAACAAAATGAGAAGTTCCCCATTATAAGCCTTTAGGGCATATTTAACCTCTGACAGGGTGAAAGTCAGATAACTCCTGACCCCGTTACCTCTGCACAAGTGTTCACTCTCTACATCTCTCATCTTTCACCCTTGCAGCCCAGTGTTTGTGCCCGTCCCAGATATGACTGAGGTGATGATCAGTAACACCCCCATGGAGGACATGAGGCTCAGCCCAAGCAAGGACAGACTCTCCTTCcaggtaacacacacacacacgcatgcaaaCCAGACAGTGAAATATTGCTTCCTTTCTAAATGTCTTTCCATGCATTTCAATGCAGAATTCCATTATATAACATATGGATTTATCTAGTCATTATCGTAAGCTGGTTTGACATTAGAAATGCCAAGAGCGAGCAGTAACACTCGCACAATTTAACACCAGAGGTATTTAATGTGTCGAGGACCATTAAAATCTCCTCTcttaaatcatatttttattttatatatttgtttgtaTAAAATGGCAGAAAACAGTCTTGCAACAAATACATGATTTGTTagcaaaatataaatttaatacCATGAAAATATTACAACAAATTCTCACTTTCCTTTTTTGAGAGAATGGAGATTTAAGATTAGTCACTAATTGAATCCTGCAGAGAGAAACGCCACAGATGATGGAAGCAGCCATCAGGTGGTCCTGACAAGCTTCTACCGCCGCCTTTGTCTCGCTGTCTGCTCAACGCGGTCGTCTTTGAGCAGAGCCAAGAGATTCACTGATCAGAGTTCAGTGGCCAATGCCAAATTTAGCCAgcacagatttttcttttaagaacTGCAATCGGACATTGTTCTTCCAGTCATGAGCGGTGATGCATTTGTGTTAAGAGCAGAACAAATGCTACACGATGTGAGCAGATGCTCTAAAGTAGTGttccatttaaaaactaaaatgttacaCCTTTTAAGATTATCTTTAGAGTTGTAATGCTAACCGTGGCTAGCAGTAATAAATGTAAAAGACTGAGTATGCATATGCGCTGGTCTGCTGAATCCACTGCACCCCTTTGAGTTTGCTGGAACATCCCTGAGGCAGATAAGTTTTGACCGCCGATGGCAAGCAGCTTTTTGTATGCAAGAGTTGGGTACAAAACCAATAACTCTGAAATTACAAGCAGCTACTAAAGTCGGGCTCTGTCGCAGGAAGGGAAACAACCTGCGTGTCTGGGGGGGGAAATGGGGTTACTTTTGAGCAGCTTCTTGAACCCTTCATCTCTgccttaatttttaaatattttacatatcCTAAAAATTGCAGTTTTGCTGCAGTAACGTCTTCGACACCAAAGAGCATTGTTGTTACCCAAACGCTACCAAGGTGTGCTATGGTGCATTTTATTGACTGGTAAGACATCAGATTTTAGTTAAATTTGCCAAGTCTGGTCACCTCCTGAATTTCGGAGCGGCGCTAGCAGAAACTAAGCTGCTTAGTTTCTCGTATTAAAAACCTAAAGAGGAAGGGCAGTGAAAACATTATTGGAAAATACTTAAAGCTTAATTTCAATAGAACATTTTCTGGTGAGatgtgttttaatatttaatccaTCTTTCCAAAAAAGGGATGGCTTAACATTCAGAGCTGTTCATTCAGTACACTTATGAACCGTAGGCAGCTGCCTGCTCGAGATGCATGCCGAAAGGATGTAGACTGACCCAGAGGAAGGGCTTTGCTTCCTGTGACTCCTTAGATTACACCCCAGCTGTGAGTCTGAGAGGAACGGAAGGAGAAGAGGCCAGCAGCATGCCTCTTCtctgctgtgatttttttaCCATCTCAGCCATTTGCCCAATGTCCCAGGATTTCCTTAGAGAACCACTCTATGAAGCGGAGATGGTTTCGCCCGTCATTTCCGTAAACTGACACCGACTTGAATGACGTGAGCTTGATATTCCAGATGCTCTAGCACAAGTTATTAAAGTGAATGTAGCCCCATGGTCCTTCAAGAGGAAATTAAATGAGATGAAAATCGACCCGGCGTTATCCTTTCAAAAGGCAGCGTCATGATTCAGCTGCCTCACCCATATTCCTTGGAAAAGAAATGGCTTATTATGCGTTGGCAAATTCACCCTAAGGCAAAGTCAGTCACTGTCCGACTCTCTGACGCACAGCAAGTATCAACGATGCAGAGCAGAAAAAAGCAGGCgcatattttatttgcatacaGTTGATTTCATACATAATTAAAGCTTGCTGTGACTCTTTTTGGAAACCTGGAGTGCTGCTGATGGGAACACGCTAGCCTAAATTACCTGAGATCTAATTCGTAAAGCATATAAATAgctttccatttttgtttttgcttctcGTCTCTTCTGGAATTCAGGAAGAGTCAGACACAGCTGGATCTCTTTATCTCTTGTCTCATTCCAGCTCTTAGAATGCTTTCTTTCCACTCGGCTCTGTGCCCAGACGgcgacaccccccccccccccaactcaaCCTCTGTGACTTGGTATGAAATCTGCAGGTCTAAAAATATTCATCTACTTTGCTTtatccaaacaacaaaaaaagctgttcttgGATCAGGAGAGGCAACCCATCCCCTCTTGAGAGCaatttctcctttttctttcctgAGAAAGTTGGAGGTTGAAGAGGGAATGTACGTAGTTTGTCAAACTGCCTCTCATGCAATTCATCTTAGGTTCAAGCCATTTAATGTAGTTTTAATTTTAGAGGTATGGTTGTGatcctttaaataaacaacaagcaagttcttaaaccttttttttttactacagaggcacacaaatcagatttttggtGAACTTTcaccatttttctctttttgtaaaGACTAACTCTCTATTAAATTACTGGCAttaaagcttttgttttgtttttttttctctagccTTCCTGTTGTGAGCGGTGACTCATTATTTTTATTGGAAGCAGAAGTATTGTTTGTAAGAAGCTCCAAGTCAACTCACCCTTTCATACCGCTGTTTCACACCTATGTATTACCACATTCATCCCTTCCTACTTTCATTTTCAGCACATAAACTATTTTGTACCCATGCAGTGTATGAAACAATTTTCTACATTGTAGTTGAGCCTTTTTCAATGAGTTTTTGGCTGCTTTTATTTGCAATTACACCCAACTGAAACttattttggttctgattcCTGTTAGGGCCAGTCGATTTGTCTAAAATATGACTTATGACCCCCTGATGAAACCGGAATGCCTCTTGGCAACCTCATGATGGTAAATGAAATTTGCTCCAGTCACAGCCACTTTAAAAACAGATCGTGTCAAGTAATTTTCCAATGTTCTACTCGATCTACTGCATGTAAAGTAGTTACTAAATATCCCCCAGGGGGGCACGAACAACATACACATGATTGCTGCAAAATACCCTGCGGTGCGCCACACCACTTCATGGGTTTCAAACCAGAGTTCAGAAGCTAAATAAAGAAGTCTCTATAAAATGGGGGGGTTAAAATCAAGACATTGCTTGCATATTTGATTTTTCAACTATTTAAGGTTGGTAAAACCAACTGCAATAAGCTGCAGCATTATATGGTAGTTATGTATTCCATAGGAAAGAACGCTAATCATagctctgaaataaataaataaaaagctgctaaCCCTCCCAAGTCCAGTATGATGCATGAAAGACAGGCCGACGACTGAAAAAGATATGACACAACTCTGCTGTGATGTGTGTAACCTGATCTGGGTCAAACCCACAAATTGAAGTCCCATGACTAACTGCACTGTGAAGTGACCAGAACCCACCCAAATCTAGCTCTGTACTTTCCACCAGTCAGGGTGGTAATGTCAGGTTTCTTAAAAATATCTCCTAACACCATTTGTACTTCCTCTGGATTGATCTTCTATAACCTGATTTGTGCTGAAAGTGGCTTCCCTCTGTAACCACTTCAACACTGAAGCATGTTGGAACTACATGGTAACACTTGGGTATGATGTGgtaactgatttaaaaaaaaaaataaaataaaataaaacctttgttcaaaATGTATTATCAGCTCTTTACTGATAAGAATACTGTTCACTAATCAGTAAAGTATTGCATTTTGTATGACTTTGGATGGCTGTGACTAACTTGTACTTTTGAAAACCAATTGCTTAAGTGTGAGGAAAGAGGGATTGCATTAGTTTAAGGAATGTGGGATGGGCAAGAGCAGGTCTGCTAGATGACAAGTACAAATTTGTAATCTGTTCTCATCTGGTGCTTAGTCAGCTCTCAGATATTTGGCACTGCCCAGGTGCCCAGTGTGTCTAGCTTTTCCATTAAAGCACATGAAGGGTTAATGATAAAAGTGCTCACCGTCTTATTCCTGTGGTAGTACTGACTTATTTCTGAACGGGCCATGTTTTCGTTAACTGAAGTTCCTGTGGATTTCCTTTTTCATAAATGATTAAGAATCCACGTCTTTCCTTTGCCAGATATTTCCAGACCCCTCGGACTTCGACCGTTGCTGTAAGCTTAAGGATCGCCTCCCATCCATCGTGGTGGAGCCAACAGAAGGAGAGGTGGAGAGCGGAGAGCTTCGCTGGCCTCCGGAGGAGTTCCTCGTCAgcgaggaggaagaggatgaagaggagccGGGCGACTGCAGCATGCAAAATGGACAGCCGGCACAGAATTCCCAGCACTAGAGGCCGGGCGATTCAGCACCATGTTCACTTTGCTATTCGGTTCCGAGGGACGGTACTTTTCACACATTGATCACACTTCACTGGAGCACTCCAGCACATTCGACTGACACGTCCAGTGTCTTGTGATGCCATCTCTCCATGACACATGACCCTTGACACAAATGTACACATCCACCAAAACGGGGGGGACTTTCCCTGTTTTAGTACATGGAATAACTCCTCTCCTAGTTTGGACATCTTACCAAAATGGAGGTTGAAAGATCAGTCTACATCCCTCGCCTACTTCCCACAGTGTCCATCgtcacgtgtgtgtgtgtggagtccAAGCCGATGCCCTGCTCAAGAGCAGCAGCTTAGTGCTTCATGAACAGCTCTTCCCCTGCAAGAGTCCCTgctgctcttattttgaaatggcTGGCATCATGACCCCAGAGTCTTTATACCAGTGTGCAGATCAACTGTGGTACCTgtgtggagttaatgtacaatgcactgttctgtttttctttttttattattattggtatAATTATTGTTGCCACTGCTGTCTGTAGATGTCTCCTT
This Fundulus heteroclitus isolate FHET01 chromosome 19, MU-UCD_Fhet_4.1, whole genome shotgun sequence DNA region includes the following protein-coding sequences:
- the lbh gene encoding protein LBH: MSVFSPQIFCPVFVPVPDMTEVMISNTPMEDMRLSPSKDRLSFQIFPDPSDFDRCCKLKDRLPSIVVEPTEGEVESGELRWPPEEFLVSEEEEDEEEPGDCSMQNGQPAQNSQH